The following proteins are encoded in a genomic region of Nicotiana sylvestris chromosome 4, ASM39365v2, whole genome shotgun sequence:
- the LOC138890083 gene encoding zinc finger BED domain-containing protein RICESLEEPER 3-like, whose protein sequence is MRSFGLRERKVPKLCPTRWNYMYESLVVSYEYRNLINSIFNAHVSNDDGHLTNADWDNVKILVDFLEKFHIATNEFSRQYYPTISNCLVYLAELANLFAYFSEGGEIYEQAIDYMRKKFKKYFSPIPPIYGVAALLNPAMKLGDNARPNVPTPSSSSSQSSKKTVGVRALTAWAGFRGSQGSSTSDCSQLNELEVYLSQGIEEVNPDGSFNILEWWKDKEKHFPIPSRMARDIMSQGPTRMTGFEAGIPISIVLTIQASIVTSDSAFSQTILRLSDYRASMRESLEKSVIFRDWIRSDRRNFGLAESQPEVDESYEEMLAELAEDASSPESSDEQAFFPPPPMEIPPNLEGFMKFVRDTM, encoded by the exons atgcgatcatttggcctaagagaaagaaaggttcctaaactttgtccaactagatggaattacatgtatgaaagtttagttgtttcatatgaatatagaaacctcATAAACTCAATATTTAATGCTCATGTAAGTAATGATGATGGGCACCTTACAAATGCAGATTGGGATAATGTTAAAATACTTGtagattttttagaaaaatttcatattgctacaaatgaattttctaggcaatattatcctactatttctaactgtttagtttatcttgcagAACTTGCAAATCTGTTTGCTTATTTTTCAGAGGGTGGGGAAATTTATGAACAAGCTATTGATTATAtgagaaagaaatttaaaaaatatttttcccctattccccctatttatggtgttgctgcctTGTTAAATCCTGCTATGAAATTAGGAG AtaatgctagaccaaatgttccaactccttcttcttctagttctcaatcatctaaaaAAACTGTGGGAGTAAGAGCACTTACTGCTTGGGCcgggttcaggggttctcaaggttctagtactagtgattgttcacaactaaatgagcttgaagtttatttgtcacaAGGAATTGAGGAAGTGAATCCCGATGGCTCCTTTAATATTttagaatggtggaaggacaaagaaaaacactTTCCGATTCCTTCAAGGATGGCACGAGACATTATGTCGCAAGGCCCCACTCGGATGACTGGTTTTGAGGCAGGCATCCCAATCTCGATAGTTTTAACCATTCAAGCTTCAATAGTGACATCAGATAGCGCTTTCAGTCAAACAATACTTCGACTCAGTgattatagagcgtctatgagggagagcttagAAAAATCAGTcattttcagagattggatccgttcggatcgaagaaattttggacttgctgaatcacaaccagaGGTAGATGAATcttacgaagaaatgctagctgaacttgcggaggatgcatCTTCGCCCGAAAGCAGTGATGAACAAGCTTTTTTTCCGCCACCACCAATGGaaattcctccgaaccttgaaggatttatgaaatttgtaagagataccatgtaa